In Salinigranum marinum, one DNA window encodes the following:
- a CDS encoding CoA transferase: protein MTALSRPGPLDGLRVVDFSGMISGGFATLMLADFGADVVFAEHPEHPDPLREWPPFEAGVSLWWKAIARNKRCVTLNLSTDEGRDLALDLVADADVVFENFRPGTMERWGLGYEDLKAVNESVIMLRISGYGQTGPRSEKPGFGTVAEGISGWAHANGFADREPLLPPISLADLTAAQFAVQATLMAIFERDVGRGGSGEGQVIDVSLYEPLFRLFVGDVEAFDQDGSVRERRGNQHPNAAPRNVYETADGYITLSASNQRIWERVARAIDREDLLERDEFATNEKRVENADALDAEIEAWTREHPTEEVIETIEAEGGILGPVYDMRDVFADEQYAARDNVVSVDDDEVGPFRTHGVVPKFSRTPGEVTHAGPPHGEHNVEVYTELGLDAEEIAELEAGEII, encoded by the coding sequence ATGACCGCGCTCTCACGCCCTGGGCCGCTCGACGGCCTCCGAGTCGTCGACTTCTCCGGCATGATCAGTGGCGGCTTTGCGACGCTCATGCTCGCCGACTTCGGCGCGGACGTCGTCTTCGCCGAACACCCCGAGCACCCCGATCCCCTCCGCGAGTGGCCGCCGTTCGAGGCGGGCGTCTCGCTGTGGTGGAAGGCGATCGCCCGGAACAAACGCTGTGTGACGCTGAACCTCTCGACCGACGAGGGGCGAGATCTCGCGCTCGATCTCGTCGCGGACGCCGACGTCGTCTTCGAGAACTTCCGCCCCGGCACGATGGAGCGGTGGGGGCTGGGCTACGAGGACCTCAAAGCCGTGAACGAGTCGGTGATCATGCTCCGCATCTCGGGCTACGGCCAGACCGGGCCGCGCTCGGAAAAGCCCGGCTTCGGGACCGTCGCCGAGGGGATCTCGGGGTGGGCGCACGCCAACGGCTTCGCCGACCGCGAACCCCTCCTGCCGCCGATCTCGCTCGCGGACCTCACGGCTGCGCAGTTCGCCGTTCAGGCGACGCTCATGGCGATCTTCGAGCGCGACGTCGGCCGCGGCGGCAGCGGCGAGGGCCAGGTGATCGATGTGTCGCTGTACGAACCGCTCTTCCGGCTGTTCGTCGGCGACGTCGAGGCGTTCGACCAGGACGGGTCGGTGCGCGAGCGCCGCGGGAACCAGCATCCCAACGCCGCGCCGCGGAACGTCTACGAGACCGCCGACGGCTACATCACGCTGTCGGCGTCGAACCAGCGCATCTGGGAGCGCGTGGCGCGGGCGATCGATCGCGAGGACCTGCTCGAGCGCGACGAGTTCGCCACCAACGAGAAACGGGTCGAGAACGCCGACGCGCTCGACGCCGAGATCGAGGCGTGGACGCGCGAACACCCCACCGAGGAGGTGATCGAGACGATCGAGGCCGAGGGCGGCATCCTCGGGCCCGTCTACGACATGCGCGACGTTTTCGCGGACGAGCAGTACGCCGCCCGCGACAACGTCGTCAGCGTCGACGACGACGAGGTCGGGCCGTTCCGGACCCACGGGGTGGTTCCGAAGTTCTCGCGGACGCCCGGCGAGGTGACCCACGCGGGCCCGCCCCACGGCGAACACAACGTCGAGGTGTACACCGAACTCGGCCTCGACGCGGAGGAGATCGCCGAACTCGAAGCCGGGGAGATCATCTGA
- a CDS encoding PHP domain-containing protein, with protein sequence MLSVELHAHSALSYDGRDPVEDLLERARSADLDALAVTDHDEIDASLEAASIAADYDLVGIPGMEISSAAGHVLALGVEELVPAGLPFDETLDRIREGGGVAIVPHPFHSSRHGVARHVSPAQLASADAIEVYNSRLLTGLANRKAEKFAARHDLPTTAGSDAHIAEMVGRAVTAVGTDDRTPEAILDAVCEGRTSVVGRRTPWRVSVRQALSGVPRRVKHTVLDAL encoded by the coding sequence GTGTTATCGGTCGAGTTGCACGCACACTCGGCGCTCTCGTACGACGGGCGTGACCCCGTCGAGGACCTCCTCGAACGGGCACGGTCGGCCGACCTCGACGCGCTCGCGGTCACCGACCACGACGAGATCGACGCCAGCCTCGAAGCCGCGTCGATCGCCGCCGACTACGACCTCGTCGGCATCCCCGGTATGGAGATCTCCTCGGCCGCGGGCCACGTCCTCGCGCTCGGCGTCGAGGAACTCGTTCCCGCGGGCCTCCCGTTCGACGAGACGCTCGACCGGATCCGCGAGGGCGGCGGCGTCGCGATCGTTCCCCATCCGTTCCACAGCTCTCGCCACGGCGTCGCTCGACACGTCTCACCCGCGCAACTGGCCAGCGCCGACGCCATCGAGGTGTACAACTCGCGGCTGTTGACCGGCCTCGCCAACCGCAAAGCCGAGAAGTTCGCCGCCCGACACGACCTCCCGACGACCGCCGGGAGCGACGCGCACATCGCCGAGATGGTCGGACGCGCCGTCACCGCGGTCGGCACCGACGATCGCACGCCGGAAGCGATCCTCGACGCCGTCTGCGAGGGGCGGACGAGTGTCGTCGGCCGGCGAACGCCGTGGCGCGTCTCGGTCCGACAGGCGCTGTCGGGCGTCCCGCGCCGGGTGAAACACACCGTCCTCGACGCCTTGTGA